The DNA sequence TTACAACGACATCCTCAAAGTTTTTTGAGGGCGGGCGCGGAGATACATCGAGCGAATACGGGCGCGTGCCGCCCGCCCCGCCCTCAACGTACGCCTCGGGACGTGTCGGGCGGCCCGCATCCCGCCTCGCTCGCGTCTCTCCGCGGCTCACGGCTTATCCAATTCTCGAACGGATATGTTTCTCGCAACGCATTAGGAAAAGGAGTCGTCGCTCGACGAGTCTCGGTGTATCGGAACGGCTGGCGCCTCGAGCATCCTCTCAAATAGGTCGGAGACGCGCCGTCGCCTCGATTTCCCTTTTTCTCCTTCGTTCCCCGCAGCAGAACTCCGGAAATCGCGGCGGCGATTTCCGGCTCCTCTGTCGGCGCGTTGCGCCCGGAACAACGCAAACACCGGGGATTCGCTCCGCGTAGACCCTTCGGTGAACGCGAACAGATCGGCGATCGTCGGGTACGCGATGATCGCGGCGTTCGCGGTCGTCCGGGTCGCGTCGACCGCTCGCGTCTTCAGCGCGACCTTCGACGAGCCGATGCATCTCGCGTGCGGGCTCGACTGGCTGTACGGACGGCCCTACACCGCGCAGCCGGACAACCCTCCTCTCGCGCGGATCGCCGCGGCGCTTCCGTTCGCGCTCGCCCGCTCGGCGATTCCCGGACCCTCTCTCGACAACGTGAGTCGCGGGAACGCGATTCTCTACGCCGGAGACTACCGGGAGAACGTGGCGCGCGCCCGCGCGGGCAACCTCCTCTTCCTGCTCGCCGGGATCTTCGCGGTCGGCCGGTGGTCGGAGCGGCGATTCGGCCGGGGGGCCGGGCTCGCGTCCGCCGCGCTCTTCGCGTGGCTTCCCGCCGTCCGCGCGCACGCGGGACTCGCGACGACCGACATGGCCGCGACCGCCGCATTCGCGGTCGCCCTCCTGGCGCTGGATCGGTGGCGTGACGATCCGACGCGGGCGCGAGGAGCCGCGCTCGGCGCGAGTGCCGCGGCGGGCACCCTCTCGAAATTCTCGTTCGTTCCCTTCTTCGGGATCGCGGTCGCGGCGGCGATCGTCGCGGATCGGAAACGTCCTTCCTTTCGATTTCTCGTTCTACCGGCGGGGGTCGCGGCGCTGGCGATCTGGGCCGGATATCGGTTCGAAGCCGGAACGCTCGCCGGTGCCGATCCGAGGGCGCCGACCTTCGCGAGCCTCGCGGTTCCCGCTTTCGCCCGCCCCGCGTCGGTGTGGGGCGCGCGACATCTCCCGGTTCCCGCGCCGATGTTCTTCGCCGGCGCCGCGGAGCTCGGGGCCGAGAACGTCCAGGGCCACCCCGGATTTCTCTTCGGGAAGATCCGGGACCACGGCTGCTGGTACTACTTTCCGGCCGCGGTCTTCTTCAAGACGCCGATCCCCTTTCTGTTGCTCGCGGCGGCAGGGGCCGCCGCCGCGATCCGCAAGGGA is a window from the Thermoanaerobaculia bacterium genome containing:
- a CDS encoding glycosyltransferase family 39 protein → MNANRSAIVGYAMIAAFAVVRVASTARVFSATFDEPMHLACGLDWLYGRPYTAQPDNPPLARIAAALPFALARSAIPGPSLDNVSRGNAILYAGDYRENVARARAGNLLFLLAGIFAVGRWSERRFGRGAGLASAALFAWLPAVRAHAGLATTDMAATAAFAVALLALDRWRDDPTRARGAALGASAAAGTLSKFSFVPFFGIAVAAAIVADRKRPSFRFLVLPAGVAALAIWAGYRFEAGTLAGADPRAPTFASLAVPAFARPASVWGARHLPVPAPMFFAGAAELGAENVQGHPGFLFGKIRDHGCWYYFPAAVFFKTPIPFLLLAAAGAAAAIRKGGRAREAALLPVAMLASMLPASIDIGVRHALPMFVPLSAIAGAGLVAMAKRPDARVVAAILVAWMAVRTEAAHPDYLPWFNEAAGAHPERILQDSNLDWGQDYLRLAETIDREHIRRCAVFFSGTVVLQKHLSDPRAELRPASSGDRSPGWYAVPEGVLAMDADARDGAYAWLDDYAFRRIGASIRLYHVPR